The following proteins come from a genomic window of Gimesia chilikensis:
- a CDS encoding amidohydrolase family protein: MQHFKYFKRLLFICLLGAVIPVQAQVQRQPGFQPQVFALTNATVTTRPGTTIKNATVLVRDGLIEAVGTDLTVPGDAEVVDCQGMHVYPGFIDAASAELLDKDIKHPKPEERKVDFGRYALAATRPDNRNYLSPEFLANRAITSRKNNFSDYQKAGFTAVHVLPLGKIASGQGTLISTSELPVREATLLETTLGSFRLYAPHGDVYPTTLMGAVAHLRQSFLDTRHYEQHWDIYRDKEAFVKRPPTDVTYVALLETLHGKQIPVFAADSRDQILRALDFCQEVKIKPVILGAAEAHLCLDRLKKDSQGVICKLDFADKPKIKEESKSEKLTTEFSEPQRVQQEKIRLWQQRIQGLTQLAESGIPVAFTSEKLKQHISDVVPQLRVAVKAGFSADEALRSLTVDAAKILGIDQRLGTIEKGKLAHLVVMSHPWEEDDSKVRYLFVDGLKLDFTEKEKEKKQEPTKTPTEKKEQPVKVDLAGDWGVEIESAQGKVIGELKLAQDRSELRGSFSSEKGNGKVTAGKIEKDRLTITVAIGAGEHSIELQFNGTLGAEKQPQKLSGKLKSAFGTETSWSAVRKTPQGDSAPENPIQLSLEGMGDDELDFSPTESEVLVAEKPKHTSSEGADISRHQFQTELESDRISRHPSTGGNLLLKNGTVITVTGKTFSKASVLVKNGKVAAIGTDLKVPGGTTEIDVTGMYVMPGIIDTHSHIMITEGINESSQSIVPEVRVRDVVNTADPSEYRALAGGVTTARLFHGSANVIGGQDAVVKLKHGKTAREHVLHDAPQGVKFALGENVKFRTSRFPNTRMGVEATLQRAFLEAVDYRRQWQQYERAKKADPDIKLVPPRRDLRLEALADIVNHEKFIHSHCYRADEILMLLRVASNLGVRVWSLQHVLEGYKIAPEILAHGASCSTFSDWWAYKIEAFDAVPHNAALLNEAGINTVIKSDDWELIRHLYLEAAKTVRYGNLSFGDALQTITINPARELGLDQQIGSIEIGKDGDFAIFNGHPLNAYSRCEMTIIEGEVYFDRLKQPTAMSEAAEKRSAHSRTVIVEQEDLPLKLPASNVNEFAITGATLHPIDRDAIPGGILMVRNQKIEYVGPAKPLPKGLPQVDAQGLHVYPGMIDTGTTLGLTEIDKVKETRDYSESGDLQPDLRTGVAINPDSELFPVARAGGITTVLVCPQSGLIAGQSSIVQTAGWTAPEMVMQLEAGLQINWSIKKDRQEELKEFFKQARLYHKLKSQTKADEVRRPVTDPRYEALMPYLDGKKPVLIEANSREAIAGALLFAEEQKLKMIIAGGADAWKLTKELKERKVPVIVGPVMHRPEESYDPFDAPYTNPARLYDAGVPFCIRSNSAWNSRNTPFEAAMAVAYGLPEEAAIRSVTLSAAEILGVEEQVGSLTKGKLANLIITDGSPLQQTSHIKAVCVGGQIMPPESKQTRLYKRYRQRLQEFQKSSGDKAVPLPLETQKTDALKKPANTK, encoded by the coding sequence ATGCAACATTTTAAATACTTCAAACGTCTGCTTTTCATCTGTCTGCTGGGGGCGGTTATTCCCGTACAGGCTCAAGTCCAACGGCAACCAGGTTTTCAGCCACAGGTGTTTGCGCTGACGAATGCCACTGTGACGACGCGTCCTGGTACTACAATCAAGAATGCCACGGTACTGGTGCGGGATGGATTGATCGAAGCCGTTGGAACAGATCTAACTGTACCTGGAGATGCAGAGGTCGTAGATTGTCAGGGAATGCATGTCTATCCCGGATTCATAGATGCTGCATCCGCAGAACTGCTGGACAAAGACATCAAGCATCCAAAGCCAGAAGAACGCAAAGTCGACTTCGGCCGTTATGCACTGGCAGCGACCCGCCCGGATAATCGAAATTATCTCAGCCCCGAGTTTCTGGCGAATCGGGCTATCACATCCAGGAAAAATAATTTTTCTGACTATCAGAAAGCTGGTTTCACAGCAGTCCATGTACTTCCACTGGGTAAGATCGCCAGTGGTCAGGGAACTCTGATCTCCACCAGTGAATTACCTGTCAGAGAAGCGACCCTGCTGGAAACGACTCTGGGTTCATTTCGTCTCTATGCACCGCATGGAGATGTATACCCGACTACGTTGATGGGGGCGGTCGCACATCTGCGTCAGTCGTTTCTGGATACACGTCACTATGAACAGCACTGGGATATTTATCGGGACAAGGAAGCCTTCGTAAAACGTCCACCGACCGATGTTACCTATGTTGCTCTGCTGGAGACACTGCATGGTAAACAGATCCCGGTGTTTGCAGCTGACTCGCGGGACCAGATATTACGTGCGCTCGATTTTTGCCAGGAAGTCAAAATCAAACCGGTGATCCTTGGTGCCGCGGAGGCCCACCTCTGTCTGGATCGGCTGAAAAAAGACTCACAGGGAGTTATCTGCAAACTCGACTTTGCAGATAAGCCCAAAATCAAAGAAGAGAGTAAGTCGGAGAAACTGACAACTGAATTTTCAGAACCACAGCGCGTCCAGCAGGAGAAAATCAGACTCTGGCAACAAAGGATCCAGGGGCTGACACAGCTGGCAGAAAGTGGAATCCCTGTTGCATTTACCTCAGAGAAACTGAAACAACACATTTCTGACGTTGTTCCCCAGTTGAGGGTTGCCGTGAAAGCAGGCTTCTCGGCAGACGAAGCATTGCGCAGCCTGACGGTCGATGCAGCAAAAATTCTGGGAATTGATCAGCGACTGGGGACAATCGAAAAAGGAAAATTGGCACATCTGGTTGTGATGTCGCACCCCTGGGAAGAGGACGATTCGAAAGTACGCTATCTGTTTGTGGATGGTCTCAAGCTTGATTTCACGGAAAAAGAGAAAGAAAAAAAACAGGAGCCGACAAAGACACCCACTGAAAAGAAAGAGCAGCCAGTCAAAGTTGATCTGGCTGGTGACTGGGGGGTCGAAATCGAGTCCGCTCAAGGCAAAGTAATTGGTGAATTGAAGCTGGCTCAGGACCGTTCTGAACTGCGAGGCTCATTTTCCAGTGAAAAAGGGAATGGTAAAGTCACTGCAGGAAAAATAGAGAAGGACAGGCTGACAATCACCGTTGCCATTGGTGCGGGGGAACACTCAATCGAACTTCAGTTCAATGGGACTCTGGGAGCTGAAAAACAGCCCCAGAAACTTTCCGGGAAACTGAAATCTGCTTTTGGAACAGAAACTAGTTGGAGTGCCGTTCGAAAAACGCCACAGGGTGACTCTGCTCCAGAGAATCCGATTCAACTTTCCCTTGAAGGAATGGGGGACGACGAACTGGATTTCTCTCCAACAGAATCAGAAGTACTGGTTGCTGAAAAGCCGAAACACACTTCGTCTGAGGGAGCAGACATCAGTCGGCATCAGTTTCAGACGGAACTGGAGTCAGACCGGATCAGTCGTCATCCCTCGACAGGTGGGAATTTGCTGCTCAAAAATGGTACCGTGATCACCGTCACTGGTAAGACATTCTCCAAGGCCTCCGTGCTCGTAAAGAATGGAAAAGTAGCCGCCATCGGTACTGATTTGAAAGTACCAGGGGGAACGACCGAAATCGATGTCACTGGAATGTACGTGATGCCGGGCATCATCGACACACATAGCCATATTATGATTACCGAAGGGATCAACGAATCTTCCCAATCGATCGTGCCCGAAGTCCGCGTACGAGATGTGGTGAATACCGCTGACCCCTCCGAATATCGGGCTCTGGCCGGAGGAGTGACCACTGCCCGTCTGTTCCACGGTTCTGCAAATGTTATTGGAGGCCAGGATGCTGTCGTCAAACTGAAGCATGGCAAGACCGCTCGTGAACATGTCCTCCATGATGCACCGCAGGGGGTGAAATTTGCATTGGGAGAAAATGTGAAATTTAGAACTTCACGTTTCCCCAACACGCGGATGGGGGTTGAAGCCACGCTGCAGCGGGCGTTTCTGGAGGCTGTTGACTACCGTCGCCAATGGCAGCAATACGAGCGTGCGAAAAAAGCAGATCCTGATATAAAGCTGGTCCCTCCCCGACGAGATCTGCGACTTGAGGCACTGGCAGATATCGTCAATCACGAAAAATTCATCCATTCCCATTGCTACCGCGCTGATGAGATTCTGATGCTGCTCCGCGTCGCTTCCAATTTGGGGGTCCGTGTCTGGTCGCTGCAGCATGTGTTGGAAGGGTATAAGATTGCACCGGAAATTCTGGCGCATGGCGCCAGTTGCAGTACGTTTTCTGACTGGTGGGCGTACAAGATTGAAGCCTTTGATGCCGTTCCGCATAACGCTGCTTTGCTTAATGAAGCCGGGATCAATACTGTAATCAAAAGTGATGACTGGGAACTGATTCGGCACCTTTACCTCGAAGCGGCTAAAACAGTGCGCTATGGAAACCTGTCCTTCGGTGATGCCCTGCAGACGATCACAATCAATCCGGCCCGTGAACTAGGCTTGGATCAGCAGATTGGTTCGATCGAGATCGGAAAGGATGGGGATTTTGCCATCTTTAATGGACATCCTTTGAATGCGTATTCCCGTTGTGAAATGACCATCATTGAAGGCGAAGTTTACTTTGATCGTTTGAAGCAACCAACGGCGATGTCTGAAGCCGCGGAAAAGCGGTCGGCCCATTCCCGCACCGTAATTGTGGAGCAGGAAGATCTGCCACTGAAACTACCAGCCTCCAATGTGAATGAATTCGCCATCACAGGAGCAACTCTGCATCCAATTGATCGCGATGCGATTCCCGGTGGGATATTGATGGTTCGAAACCAGAAGATTGAATATGTTGGCCCAGCAAAACCACTTCCCAAGGGGCTTCCGCAAGTCGATGCGCAGGGACTGCACGTCTATCCCGGGATGATCGATACTGGAACGACCCTGGGGTTGACTGAGATCGATAAGGTTAAAGAGACCCGGGATTATTCCGAAAGTGGTGACTTACAGCCTGATCTGCGAACGGGAGTCGCCATCAATCCGGATTCCGAGCTGTTTCCCGTTGCCCGTGCGGGGGGGATTACAACTGTGCTGGTCTGCCCGCAGTCCGGTCTGATCGCCGGACAGTCATCTATCGTTCAGACAGCCGGCTGGACCGCTCCCGAGATGGTCATGCAACTGGAAGCGGGGCTACAGATTAATTGGTCGATCAAAAAAGATAGACAGGAGGAACTCAAAGAGTTTTTCAAGCAGGCACGCCTGTACCATAAACTGAAATCACAAACCAAAGCCGATGAAGTACGGCGTCCTGTAACAGATCCACGGTATGAGGCCTTGATGCCTTATCTTGATGGTAAAAAGCCAGTGTTGATAGAGGCCAATTCGCGAGAGGCGATTGCCGGAGCACTGCTTTTTGCAGAAGAACAGAAACTCAAGATGATAATTGCAGGCGGCGCTGATGCCTGGAAATTGACGAAAGAACTCAAAGAGAGAAAAGTACCAGTCATTGTTGGGCCGGTCATGCATCGGCCTGAAGAAAGCTATGATCCATTCGATGCACCTTACACAAATCCGGCTCGCCTTTATGATGCTGGAGTGCCATTCTGCATTCGTTCTAACAGTGCCTGGAACTCGCGGAATACTCCCTTTGAAGCTGCTATGGCGGTTGCTTACGGTCTGCCTGAAGAGGCTGCGATTCGTTCTGTCACTCTGTCTGCGGCTGAGATTCTCGGTGTCGAAGAACAGGTTGGTTCCCTGACGAAAGGGAAACTGGCCAATCTGATTATCACTGATGGCTCGCCATTACAGCAGACGTCACACATTAAAGCTGTCTGTGTGGGAGGCCAAATTATGCCACCGGAAAGCAAGCAGACCCGATTGTACAAGCGATATCGTCAACGTCTGCAGGAATTTCAGAAGTCTTCCGGAGACAAAGCGGTTCCCCTGCCCCTCGAAACTCAAAAAACAGATGCGTTGAAAAAGCCTGCTAACACGAAGTAA
- a CDS encoding anthranilate synthase component II — protein sequence MILIIDNYDSFVFNLARYIEELGQQTHVVRNDQITIVEVIQLAPAAIVLSPGPCTPQEAGLCQDLVRHFINQVPILGVCLGHQSIAASLGGKIIRAPEPIHGQTSLIHHQSSRLLAGLPDPFPATRYHSLIIDETTLPAELIITARTSEGIPMAIEHQTASLFGVQFHPESILTECGLQLLENFLSFVQPCLSE from the coding sequence ACATTGAAGAACTCGGGCAGCAGACTCACGTCGTACGTAATGATCAGATTACGATTGTGGAAGTCATTCAGCTGGCGCCGGCAGCGATTGTTCTCTCGCCCGGTCCCTGTACTCCTCAGGAAGCTGGTCTCTGCCAGGACCTGGTAAGGCACTTTATTAATCAGGTTCCAATCCTGGGAGTCTGTCTGGGACATCAGTCTATCGCCGCGAGTCTCGGAGGAAAGATCATCCGGGCACCTGAACCGATTCATGGTCAGACATCGCTGATACACCATCAGAGTTCCCGACTTTTAGCTGGTTTACCTGATCCGTTTCCAGCCACACGCTACCACTCACTGATCATTGATGAAACTACTTTACCAGCTGAACTGATAATCACAGCGCGGACCAGTGAGGGAATACCAATGGCGATTGAGCATCAGACCGCGTCGCTCTTTGGAGTTCAATTCCACCCGGAATCAATCCTCACAGAGTGTGGGTTACAGCTGCTGGAAAACTTTCTCTCCTTTGTTCAGCCCTGTCTCTCTGAGTAA
- a CDS encoding thioredoxin family protein, giving the protein MRFTIVKPNRQSLSILTVTFSLFVISISQSSAGEWLHDFDAAQKQAQTKDLPILLHFHASWCGPCHQMEQTVLRTAAVKNLFGQRVIGVKIDSDQNRHLVDRFNVRSLPSDILLTPTGTIITRTDGFQNQNVYLSFLGRGASRYEKDRRVYLAQKSKQELMERKRQEMEQQAEEEPEPANTQKSYVASTPDRVGLEGYSPVALTRDREWKKGQEEFSWPYQGITYHLASRTELEIFKVDPGRYAPQLLGCDPVILNKQDRAIPGDTKYGAYYDRNLYLFVDLESREEFKKNPDRYSRTMHVLKIEDVGGSILR; this is encoded by the coding sequence ATGCGATTTACCATCGTCAAACCAAACCGTCAAAGTTTATCAATCTTAACAGTCACGTTCTCGCTATTCGTGATCTCCATCAGCCAGTCCTCTGCTGGTGAATGGTTACATGATTTTGACGCTGCCCAGAAACAGGCCCAGACTAAAGACCTGCCTATCCTGCTGCATTTTCATGCTTCATGGTGTGGTCCCTGCCATCAGATGGAACAAACGGTATTGCGAACCGCTGCCGTTAAGAATCTGTTCGGTCAACGAGTGATCGGTGTCAAAATTGATAGCGATCAGAACCGTCATCTCGTCGATCGATTCAACGTCCGTTCCTTACCCAGTGACATTCTACTGACTCCCACGGGGACGATTATCACTCGTACGGACGGATTTCAGAATCAAAACGTCTATCTCAGTTTCCTGGGCCGTGGTGCCTCCCGCTATGAAAAAGATCGACGGGTATATCTGGCTCAGAAAAGCAAACAGGAGCTGATGGAACGCAAGCGTCAGGAAATGGAGCAGCAGGCAGAAGAAGAGCCGGAACCTGCAAATACTCAGAAATCCTATGTTGCTTCCACTCCAGATCGCGTAGGGCTGGAAGGTTACAGCCCGGTCGCTTTGACCAGAGATCGGGAATGGAAGAAGGGGCAGGAAGAATTCAGCTGGCCTTACCAGGGAATCACTTATCATCTGGCAAGTCGTACTGAACTGGAAATCTTCAAAGTCGATCCGGGGCGATATGCACCGCAGTTACTGGGTTGCGACCCAGTGATCTTGAACAAACAGGATCGGGCCATTCCAGGTGATACCAAATACGGTGCCTATTATGACCGCAACCTGTACCTGTTTGTCGATCTGGAATCACGTGAAGAATTCAAAAAGAATCCAGACCGTTACAGCCGCACAATGCATGTACTTAAAATTGAAGACGTGGGCGGCAGCATCCTGCGATAA
- a CDS encoding sulfatase, giving the protein MKLKSVSLFILAISLFSNQVQAAEKQQDPKPNILIILCDDLGYGDLECYGHPHIKTPHLNQLASQGMRLTDCYASAPVCSPSRAGLLTGRTPNRLGVYDWIPEGHPMHLKREETTIAQLLQQAGYDTAHVGKWHCNGLFNSSKQPQPGDHGFRHWFSTQNNAIPTHENPVNFVRNGEPVGEIEGFSCQIVVDEGIQWLTEKRDKQKPFFLHVCFHEPHERVASPPQLVEQYLNRSIYEDQAQYFANVANMDAAVGRLMKTLDEQQLSENTFVFFTSDNGPETLNRYGKGSRRSWGSPGVLRGMKLQIYEGGIRVPGILRWPGHITPGQKNTTPVCSVDLLPTLCALAAVSLPDERPLDGANLLPLFSGKPIQRTTPLFWNYYRANSTPRVAMREGDWKVVAHWSGPEGILPLGNNVNSISQQFIKNAKLTKFEIYNLKQDISEQHNLAWQEPDRLKELKQKLVEKYAAVQKEGPVWDTSDYEQEREKRLFPQKTKQ; this is encoded by the coding sequence ATGAAATTAAAAAGCGTCTCACTATTTATTCTGGCAATCTCCCTTTTCAGTAATCAGGTTCAGGCCGCAGAAAAACAACAGGACCCTAAACCGAATATTCTCATCATTCTCTGCGATGACCTTGGGTATGGTGATTTAGAGTGCTACGGTCACCCACACATCAAAACGCCACACTTGAACCAGTTGGCATCACAGGGAATGCGGCTAACGGACTGCTATGCCAGTGCCCCGGTCTGTTCCCCTTCCCGTGCAGGATTACTGACAGGGCGAACCCCGAATCGACTTGGGGTTTATGACTGGATTCCAGAGGGGCATCCGATGCACCTGAAACGCGAAGAGACCACGATTGCCCAACTGCTCCAGCAGGCGGGATACGACACGGCACATGTCGGGAAGTGGCACTGTAATGGACTGTTCAATTCCAGCAAACAACCTCAACCGGGCGATCATGGTTTCAGGCACTGGTTCAGTACCCAGAACAACGCGATTCCCACTCACGAAAATCCGGTTAATTTCGTCAGGAATGGGGAGCCTGTCGGAGAAATCGAGGGTTTTTCCTGCCAGATTGTGGTGGATGAGGGAATTCAGTGGTTAACAGAGAAGCGTGACAAACAGAAACCGTTCTTCCTGCATGTCTGTTTTCATGAGCCACATGAACGAGTCGCATCTCCTCCCCAGTTGGTCGAACAGTATCTCAATCGAAGCATCTATGAGGATCAGGCTCAGTATTTTGCCAATGTGGCCAATATGGACGCTGCTGTGGGCCGCTTGATGAAAACATTGGACGAACAGCAACTCTCGGAGAACACATTTGTCTTCTTTACGTCTGACAATGGTCCTGAAACATTAAATCGCTACGGCAAAGGGTCACGTCGCTCCTGGGGATCACCGGGTGTTCTTCGGGGGATGAAATTGCAAATCTATGAGGGGGGAATCCGGGTCCCTGGCATTCTCCGCTGGCCCGGTCATATCACACCTGGGCAGAAGAATACGACTCCCGTCTGCAGCGTGGATTTGCTACCTACCCTGTGCGCATTGGCTGCCGTTTCATTACCAGACGAACGGCCGCTGGATGGAGCGAATCTGCTGCCCCTGTTTTCTGGAAAACCGATTCAACGAACAACGCCTCTTTTCTGGAACTACTATCGTGCGAACAGCACTCCCCGCGTCGCGATGCGTGAAGGAGACTGGAAAGTAGTGGCCCACTGGAGTGGACCAGAGGGGATTCTGCCTTTGGGGAACAATGTGAACTCAATTTCACAACAGTTCATCAAAAATGCAAAGCTGACCAAATTCGAGATCTACAATCTGAAGCAGGATATCAGCGAGCAGCATAATCTGGCCTGGCAGGAACCGGATCGCCTGAAGGAACTGAAGCAGAAGCTGGTTGAAAAGTATGCTGCTGTTCAAAAAGAAGGTCCGGTCTGGGATACGTCAGACTATGAGCAAGAGCGGGAAAAACGACTGTTTCCCCAGAAAACGAAGCAGTGA